The following proteins are encoded in a genomic region of Dokdonia donghaensis DSW-1:
- a CDS encoding ribonuclease HII: MLKLKYHTHLIECGTDEAGRGCLAGPVTAAAVMLPDSFINEILTDSKQLTEKKRDLLKPIIEQQAIAYSFSHVMMEEIDEINILNASITAMHRSIEGMISTLSRKQKKPQHILVDGNRFKPFTGLDHTTVIKGDGKYLPIAAASIIAKTERDLFMDRIHEEYPMYNWKKNKGYPTKEHREAIRTYGITKYHRKSFKLLPEQYSLDFTFKDHK, from the coding sequence ATGCTTAAACTTAAATATCATACTCATCTTATAGAATGTGGCACAGACGAGGCTGGTCGTGGCTGTCTTGCAGGACCCGTTACGGCAGCTGCTGTGATGCTGCCCGATAGTTTTATAAACGAGATTCTTACAGATTCAAAACAACTCACAGAGAAGAAACGTGATTTACTCAAACCTATTATAGAGCAACAAGCAATTGCCTACTCTTTTTCTCACGTGATGATGGAGGAAATAGACGAAATTAATATCCTTAACGCCTCTATCACTGCAATGCATCGTAGTATTGAAGGTATGATAAGTACGCTTTCGCGAAAGCAAAAAAAACCGCAACACATACTTGTAGACGGTAATCGCTTTAAACCATTTACTGGCCTAGATCACACAACTGTTATTAAAGGTGATGGAAAATACCTCCCCATAGCCGCGGCATCTATCATTGCCAAAACAGAGCGTGACCTATTTATGGACCGCATACACGAAGAGTACCCTATGTATAACTGGAAAAAAAACAAAGGGTATCCTACAAAAGAACATCGAGAAGCGATACGCACCTATGGTATTACAAAATACCACCGCAAAAGCTTTAAACTATTACCCGAACAATACTCGCTAGACTTTACTTTTAAAGACCATAAGTAA
- a CDS encoding putative porin, translating to MNKIFGFIFCLVQVAVFGQTSPIQQTPTLQRSEGLGDNNDPLNARDAKSTNIKEFERPPVEDYKIISVKRDTLYVDTTLTIEKDYKFNYLRKDRYGLLPFANTGQTNNTLIHHFDNRRTTPGYIANARHFAYQEVEDIKYHYLPTPLTELFYKSAFEQGQQLDAFFTLNIHPRLNMSIAYKGVRSLGKYQNALTSSGNFRFAGSYNTKNKRYYIKAHWVAQDLSNQENGGLTTLGIEQFNSGDEDFDDRSRLPVNFEDAENILDGTRVYVNHHYNIIQKQDSLKDYSIRVGHIFNSENKFYRYSQDAANDLFGEAFRQTDFSDRTDHEETYNELNLVYEDKKLGQLKFQANATYFNYGYDAVLIQGIDQDGDGIDEQTVRVPNRIQTTTIAVGGGYKNKIGGFDILGDAQVNVSGDFDGYNIYGEAGYAIDKDKRFSASILSNARPAGFNHLLFQSNYINYNWSNQEAYATVKTNTLTAQLDSKKWVNLKASAATIKDYAYFALDPVDSLVNSFQTSESINHLQVTASKNIKYKKFNLDLTATYQNVSGAEGVLNVPDFVGRGSLYFTDRLFKKALFLQTGFTANYFTKYNLNAYDPILAEFYVQNSQEFGNFPLLDFFINMKVRQTRIFLKAEHFNSSFTGNDFYSAPGYPYRDFNIRFGIVWNFFL from the coding sequence ATGAATAAGATTTTTGGGTTTATTTTTTGTCTAGTGCAAGTAGCAGTCTTTGGGCAAACATCACCTATACAGCAAACACCTACATTGCAAAGAAGTGAAGGTCTTGGTGATAATAACGACCCGCTTAATGCTAGAGATGCAAAATCTACAAATATTAAAGAGTTTGAAAGACCACCTGTAGAGGATTATAAGATTATCTCTGTAAAAAGAGATACCTTATATGTAGATACGACTCTTACTATAGAAAAGGATTATAAATTTAATTACCTGCGTAAAGACCGGTATGGTTTATTGCCGTTTGCAAATACCGGGCAAACTAATAATACGCTCATACATCATTTTGATAACAGGCGCACCACGCCTGGCTATATTGCAAATGCTAGACACTTTGCTTATCAAGAGGTAGAAGATATAAAGTATCACTACCTACCTACACCACTCACAGAGTTGTTTTATAAGAGCGCTTTTGAGCAAGGACAACAACTAGACGCTTTCTTTACCCTTAATATACACCCTAGACTTAATATGTCTATAGCTTATAAAGGAGTGCGTAGCTTAGGTAAATATCAAAATGCATTAACCAGTTCGGGTAATTTTAGATTTGCGGGTAGCTATAACACAAAAAATAAGCGATACTATATAAAGGCACACTGGGTTGCTCAAGATTTAAGTAATCAAGAAAACGGAGGATTAACCACTTTAGGTATAGAGCAGTTTAATAGTGGTGACGAAGATTTTGATGATAGATCAAGATTGCCAGTAAACTTTGAAGATGCCGAAAATATACTAGATGGTACAAGAGTGTATGTAAACCATCACTATAATATTATTCAAAAACAAGATAGTCTTAAAGATTATAGTATAAGAGTAGGTCACATTTTTAATAGCGAGAACAAATTTTATAGATATAGCCAAGATGCAGCAAATGATCTTTTTGGAGAAGCATTTAGACAAACCGACTTTTCTGACAGAACAGATCACGAAGAAACCTATAACGAACTTAACCTTGTTTATGAAGATAAAAAACTAGGGCAACTCAAGTTTCAAGCAAATGCTACGTATTTTAATTATGGCTATGATGCAGTACTTATACAAGGTATAGATCAAGATGGTGATGGTATAGACGAGCAAACGGTAAGAGTACCTAATAGAATACAAACCACCACAATTGCAGTAGGAGGAGGGTATAAAAATAAAATAGGTGGTTTTGATATACTGGGCGATGCTCAAGTAAATGTCTCAGGAGATTTTGATGGATACAATATATATGGAGAAGCTGGATATGCTATAGATAAAGACAAGCGCTTTTCTGCAAGTATATTGAGCAATGCAAGACCAGCAGGATTTAACCATCTACTTTTTCAGAGCAACTATATAAATTATAACTGGTCTAATCAAGAAGCTTATGCAACTGTAAAGACTAATACACTCACGGCTCAGTTAGATTCAAAAAAGTGGGTAAACCTCAAAGCCTCTGCTGCTACTATAAAAGACTATGCATATTTTGCATTAGATCCTGTAGACTCACTTGTAAACTCTTTTCAAACCAGTGAGTCCATAAATCATCTTCAGGTCACAGCTAGTAAAAATATCAAGTATAAGAAGTTTAATCTAGATCTCACCGCCACATATCAAAACGTGAGTGGGGCAGAGGGTGTGCTCAATGTTCCAGACTTCGTGGGTAGAGGAAGCTTATATTTTACAGATCGATTATTTAAAAAAGCACTCTTTTTACAAACAGGGTTTACGGCAAACTACTTTACAAAGTATAATCTCAATGCATATGACCCTATACTTGCGGAATTTTATGTGCAAAATTCTCAAGAGTTTGGGAACTTTCCCCTATTAGACTTCTTTATTAATATGAAAGTTCGCCAAACCAGAATCTTTCTCAAGGCCGAACACTTTAATAGTAGCTTTACAGGTAACGACTTTTATAGCGCACCAGGGTATCCATATAGAGACTTTAATATACGCTTTGGTATCGTTTGGAACTTCTTTCTTTAA
- a CDS encoding DinB family protein, which yields MRKEIVRTINNNLGNAISLIDSISPETYTDTSIGPYYSSIGSHIRHALDFFDCIIEGLQSNNIDLTARKRDEVISTNPVAAKEKINAIQTQLVSFIGVNTDYLLKVTDNLGEGKETIMYTLESILAQANTHATHHYAIISYMMQSLNVEIEIPGFGYNPSTPVPKREGI from the coding sequence ATGAGAAAGGAAATTGTACGCACAATAAACAATAATTTAGGGAATGCTATATCGCTTATAGATAGTATATCTCCCGAAACATATACAGATACCTCCATAGGCCCTTATTATAGCAGTATAGGTTCTCATATACGTCACGCGCTAGATTTTTTTGATTGTATTATAGAGGGTCTCCAATCAAATAACATCGATCTTACTGCCCGCAAGAGGGATGAAGTAATTTCAACAAATCCTGTTGCAGCAAAAGAAAAGATAAACGCTATACAGACGCAGCTAGTGTCTTTTATAGGAGTAAATACAGATTACCTACTTAAGGTAACAGATAATCTAGGAGAAGGCAAGGAGACTATTATGTATACACTAGAGAGTATACTAGCTCAAGCAAATACACACGCAACGCATCACTATGCTATTATAAGTTATATGATGCAATCGTTAAATGTAGAGATAGAAATTCCTGGATTTGGTTACAATCCTTCTACGCCAGTACCAAAAAGAGAGGGTATATAA
- a CDS encoding DUF6095 family protein — protein sequence MHTNKEKLLKGVKLMGGTLLLLITAPIVLNSSFKNQDHPMFIPVLGIGIVLLVAAIYFGFKGIRTLMGALFND from the coding sequence ATGCACACAAATAAAGAAAAATTACTGAAAGGTGTTAAGCTTATGGGCGGCACATTATTACTTCTCATTACAGCTCCTATTGTTCTCAACTCTTCCTTTAAGAATCAAGACCATCCTATGTTTATACCTGTATTAGGCATAGGTATAGTTCTTCTTGTTGCGGCGATTTATTTTGGTTTCAAAGGAATACGCACTCTTATGGGAGCACTCTTTAATGATTAG
- the murQ gene encoding N-acetylmuramic acid 6-phosphate etherase produces MTFTKTTETDSRYDNLEHMSTSELLININTEDKTVPLAVEKALPQIEKLIEAIVLKMKKGGRLFYMGAGTSGRLGVVDASECPPTFGVSKDLVVGIIAGGDKAIRDAVEFAEDSINQGWNDLKAHNVTSDDVVIGIAASGTTPYVIAALEACNANAITTGCITCNAGSPLAQTALYPIEVVVGPEFVTGSSRMKAGTAQKLVLNMISTASMIKMGHVKGNKMVDMQLSNDKLVDRGTKMIANHLKIEYNEANKLLIAHGSVRKAIDNYAHK; encoded by the coding sequence GTGACTTTTACAAAAACAACCGAAACGGATTCTCGCTACGACAATTTAGAACATATGAGCACCTCAGAGTTGCTCATTAATATCAATACAGAAGATAAAACGGTACCGCTTGCTGTTGAAAAAGCGCTGCCTCAAATTGAAAAACTTATAGAAGCGATTGTTCTCAAAATGAAAAAAGGAGGACGCCTTTTTTATATGGGAGCAGGCACTAGCGGAAGACTAGGCGTAGTAGACGCCAGCGAGTGTCCACCTACATTTGGTGTAAGCAAAGATCTAGTAGTAGGAATAATTGCGGGTGGTGACAAAGCTATAAGAGATGCTGTCGAGTTTGCCGAAGATAGCATAAATCAAGGATGGAATGACCTTAAGGCACACAATGTAACAAGCGACGATGTGGTAATAGGTATTGCCGCATCTGGCACAACACCTTACGTAATAGCCGCTCTTGAGGCGTGTAATGCAAATGCTATTACAACAGGTTGTATCACTTGCAATGCTGGGAGTCCTCTTGCACAAACGGCTCTTTATCCTATAGAAGTAGTTGTAGGACCCGAGTTTGTAACAGGCAGTTCACGTATGAAAGCAGGTACAGCACAAAAACTTGTGCTGAATATGATCTCAACAGCTTCGATGATTAAAATGGGACACGTTAAAGGAAATAAGATGGTAGATATGCAGCTTAGCAATGATAAGCTAGTAGATCGCGGCACAAAAATGATTGCAAACCACTTGAAAATAGAATACAACGAGGCCAATAAATTACTAATAGCACACGGGAGCGTGCGCAAAGCGATAGACAACTATGCACACAAATAA
- a CDS encoding cell division protein ZapA translates to MADKLKIKLSIADRVYPLTIHPSQEEGLRKATKEIEAMVKQFEQSYAVRDKQDVLAMCALQFASQVTQKTISEDSLSEETAARLQKLADLLDDSLS, encoded by the coding sequence ATGGCAGACAAGCTCAAAATCAAGTTGTCTATAGCAGATCGTGTGTACCCACTCACGATTCATCCTTCTCAAGAAGAGGGATTGCGTAAAGCAACAAAAGAGATTGAGGCAATGGTCAAGCAATTTGAGCAAAGCTATGCCGTTAGAGATAAACAGGATGTACTCGCAATGTGTGCACTTCAATTTGCATCTCAGGTTACCCAAAAAACTATAAGTGAAGACTCTCTAAGTGAGGAAACTGCGGCTAGATTACAAAAGCTGGCAGACCTCCTTGATGATAGTTTGTCATAA